The DNA window GGACATCCAGAAGCGCTCGAAGGCCTGCACCGACGCCGGCAAGCCGGCCATCAGCATCGACCAGTTCCCGGGCCAGGACGCCGCCACCGCCGCGGTCGTCTCCGGCAAGGACGACGCGATGCTCGCCGACTACCCGGTCGGGGTGTACGCGGTGACCCAGTCGAACGACGCGCTGGAGCTGCTGGACAAGCAGTACGAGGCGGCCCCGTACGGCTACGTGGTGGCCAAGGAGCAGGCGCAGTTCGCCGAGGCGGTGCGCGACGCCACCAAGGCGCTGGTCACCGACGGCTCCTACCAGCAGGTGCTGGACAAGTGGAAGGTGGGGGACGGCGCGATCACGGATCCCGCGATCAACCCGTGACGACATGACCACCGAGGAAGCGACAACCGCGCGGGCACGGCCGGAACCGATCAAGGCCGTGCCCGTGCGGCACCCGGGACGATGGGTCGCGGTGGCGGTGCTCGCCGTGCTGACCGCGATGTTCGTCCACCTGTTGGTGACCAACGAGGCCTTCAACTGGTCCTTCATGGTCGACAAGATGTTCCGGCCGCCGATCATCGAGGGGCTGCTGCGCGGCACCGTGGTGATGACGGTCAGCGCGATGCTGATCGGCGTCACGCTCGGCGTGGTGATCGCCGTGATGCGGCTCTCCGACAACCCGATCCTGCGCGGCGTGGCCTGGCTCTACACCTGGTTCTTCCGCGCGGTGCCGCGGCTGGTGCTGCTGGCGGTCTTCGGCAACATCGGCATCCTGTGGAGCCGGGTCGAGTTCGGCGTGCCGTTCGACACCCAGCTCGGCCAGTTGTTCGGCATCGACAATCTGCAACTGCGGTTGTTCGGGTTCTCGTCCCGGGACATCCTGACCGGCTTCATGGCCGGCCTGCTCGGGCTCGCGCTCTCCGAGGCCGCGTACATGGCGGAGATCGTCCGGGCCGGCATCCAGTCGGTGGACGAGGGACAGACCGAGGCGGCCCAGGCGCTCGGGCTGAGCCGGGGCCAGTTGCTGCGCCGGGTGGTGCTGCCGCAGGCCATGCGGGTGATCATTCCGCCGACCGGAAACGAGACCATCGCCATGCTCAAGGACACGTCGTTGCTGCTCTACGTGCCGGTGAGCGTGGAGCTGTTCTTCCAGCTCGACGCCGTCGGCAAGCGGACGTTCCAGATCTTCCCGATGTACGTCGCGGCCTGCCTCTGGTACCTGTTCCTGACCAGCATCCTGCTGGTCGGGCAGTATTTCCTGGAACGCCACTTCGGCAAGGGTTACGGGACCGCGCAACGCGCCCGGGACCGGTTGCGGACGCTGGCCGCGGAGACCGGTGGGGGCGGCGGCGGAGGGGCGGGGATGGCATGACCGAGCTGATTGTTCCCACGCAGGCCGCCGCGCCGAACGCCGAGTCGGGTCTGATGGTGCGGGCCGAGCAGGTGCACAAGTCGTTCGGGCCGCTGGAGGTGCTCAAGGGCATCGACCTGGAGGTCCGCTCCGGCGAGGTGTGCTGCCTGCTCGGGCCGTCGGGCTCCGGCAAGTCGACGTTCCTGCGCTGCATCAACCACCTGGAGAAGATCGACGCCGGCCGGATCTGGGTGGACGGCGACCTGATCGGCTACCGGGAGCGCGGTGGGAAGCTGCACGAGATGCGGGACAAGGAGGTGGCCGCGCAGCGCCGGGCGATCGGCATGGTGTTCCAGCGGTTCAACCTCTTCCCGCACATGACCGTGCTGGGCAATGTCACCGAGGCGCCGGTGCTGCTGCGCCAGTCGAAGAAGGCGCAGGCCCGGGAGCGGGCCGCGGAGCTGCTGGAGCGGGTGGGGCTGGGGGACAAGCTCGGCGCGTACCCGGGTCAGCTCTCCGGCGGCCAGCAGCAGCGGGTGGCGATCGCCCGGGCGCTGGCCATGCAGCCGAAGCTGATGCTCTTCGACGAGCCGACCAGCGCGCTCGACCCGGAGCTGGTGGGCGAGGTGCTGGACACGATGAAGGACCTGGCCCGCGACGGCATGACGATGATCGTGGTGACCCACGAGATCGGCTTCGCCCGGGAGGTCGGTGACCACCTGGTCTTCATGGACGGCGGGGTGGTCGTCGAGCAGGGCGACCCGCGCGAGGTGATCGCCGCGCCGAAGCACGAGCGCACCCAGGCGTTCCTGGCCAAGGTGCTCTGACCTTGGTCTCCGGTGCGGCACGCGCCGCACCGGAGGCTGGGGATGTCGGGCGTACGGACTAGAGTCGCTGCCGTGACAGCTACGACGCCGCGCCTGCTCCTCGTCGACGGACACTCCCTGGCATACCGGGCGTTCTTCGCCCTGCCGGTGGAAAACTTCTCCACCACCACGGGGCAGCCGACCAACGCCGTCTACGGCTTCACCTCGATGCTGATCAACGTGCTGCGCGACGAGCAGCCGACGCACATCGTGGTCGCGTTCGACGTCTCCCGACGCTCCTTCCGCACCGAGAAATACTCCGAGTACAAGGCCGGTCGCAGCGAGACCCCTACCGACTTCAAGGGCCAGGTGAGCCTGGTCAAGGAGGTCCTCGCGGCGCTGCGGGTGCCGGTGGTGGAGAAGGAGGGCTACGAGGCCGACGACGTCATCGCCACGCTCGCCTGCCAGGCCCGCGACCAGGGCATGGACGTGTTGATCACCTCCGGTGACCGGGACGCGTTCCAGCTCGTCGGCGACCAGGTCACCGTGCTCTACCCGCGCAAGGGCGTCTCCGACCTGGCCCGGATGGACCCGGCCGCGGTCGAGGCGAAGTACGGCGTCACCCCCGACCGCTACCGCGACCTGGCCGCTCTGGTCGGCGAGACGAGCGACAACCTGCCCGGCGTTCCGGGGGTGGGCCCGAAGACCGCGGCCAAGTGGATCAATCTCTACGACGGGGTCGAGGGCGTGGTGGCCCGCGCCGACGAGATCAAGGGCAAGGCCGGCGACAGCCTGCGCGAGCGGCTGGCCGATGTGATCCGCAACTACGAGATCAACTGCCTGGTCACCGACCTGGAGCTGCCGCTGCGCCCGGAGGACGCCCGCTGGCAGGGCTGGGACCGGGAGGCCGTGCACCAGGTCTTCGACACGCTCCAGTTCCGCATCCTGCGCGACCGGCTCTACCAGTACCTGGAGGCCGTCGAGCCGGAGGCCGAGGCGGGCTTCGAGCTGGCCGGCGAGGTGCTGACCGAGCCGGGCGCGCTGGCCGGCTGGCTGGACACGCACGCCCCGGCGGGCGCGCCGGTCGGCCTGGCCGCCACGCTCGACACCGGCCCCAACCGCCGGCACACCGCGACCGTCACCGGGATGGCGCTGGCCACCGCCGGCGGCGCGGCCGCCTGGTTCGACCCGGCCCGGCTGGAGGCCGACGACGAGGCCGCCCTGGCCGGCTGGCTGGCCGACGCCGTGCGTCCCAAGGTGCTGCACGACAGCAAGCCGGCGGTGCTGGCGTTCGCCGCGCACGGCTGGGACCTGCAGGGCATCGCCCGCGACACGCAGATCGCCGCCTACCTGGCCCGCCCCGACCAGCGCTCCTACGACCTCACCGACCTGGCCCTGCGTTACCTGCACCGGGAGCTGCGCGTCGACGCCCCGGAGACCGGCCAGCTCACCCTGGACGGGTTCGGCGACGAGGGCGCCGCCGAGCAGAACCTGATGCTCCAGGCCCGGGCCACGCTCGACCTGGCCGACGCGATCGACGCCGAGCTGTCCCGCGACGGCGAGCAGTCCGCTCGGCTGATGGCCGAGGTGGAGCTGCCGTTGATGCGGGTGCTCGCCGCCATGGAGCGCACCGGCATCGCCGCCGACACCGACTACCTCTCCGAGCTGGAGGCGCACTTCGCCGCCGAGGTGAAGGCCGCCGCGCAGGCCGCCTACGAGGTGGTCGGCCGGGAGTTCAACCTGGGCTCGCCCAAGCAGTTGCAGGAGATCCTCTTCACCGAGCTGGGGCTGCCCAAGACCAAGCGGATCAAGACCGGCTACACCACCGACGCCGACGCCCTCCAGTGGCTCTACGCGCAGACCGAGCACCCGCTGCTGCACCACCTACTGCGCCACCGCGACGTGGCCAAGCTCAAGTCGACAGTCGACGGCCTGCTCAAGTCGGTCTCCGACGACGGCCGGATCCACACCACGTTCAACCAGACGGTGGCCGCCACCGGCCGGCTCTCGTCCACCGAGCCCAATCTGCAGAACATCCCGATCCGCACCGAGGAGGGGCGCCGGATCCGGCGCGCGTTCGTCGTCGGCGAGGGCTACGAGTGCCTGCTCACCGCCGACTACAGCCAGATCGAGATGCGCATCATGGCGCACCTCTCCGCCGACGAGGCGTTGGTCGAGGCGTTCAACTCCGGGCACGACTTCCACGCCGCGACCGCCTCCTCGGTCTTCGCCGTCGAGGTCGGCCAGGTGACGGCCGACCAGCGCCGCAAGATCAAGGCGATGAACTACGGCCTGGCCTACGGGCTGAGCGCGTTCGGCCTGTCCCAGCAGCTCGGCATCACCGCCGAGGAGGCGCGCGGGCTGATGGAGAACTACTTCGCCGGTTTCGGCGGGGTCCGCGACTACCTCCACGAGGTGGTGGCCCGGGCCCGCCAGGACGGCTACACCTCGACCATCCTGGGCCGCCGGCGCTACCTGCCCGACCTGGTCAGCGACAACCGGCAGCGCCGGGAGATGGCCGAGCGGATGGCGCTCAACGCCCCGATCCAGGGCTCGGCGGCCGACCTCATCAAGGTCGCCATGTTGCGTGTCGACGCCGCGCTGCGTGACGCGGGGCTGCGGTCCCGGATGCTGCTCCAGGTGCACGACGAGCTGGTCTTCGAGGTCGCCCCGGGGGAGCGGGAGGCGCTGGAGGCGTTGGTGCGCCGGGAGATGGGAGCGGCGCACCCGCTGTCGGTGCCGATGGAGGTGTCGGTGGGCGAGGGCCGCGACTGGAACAGCGCCGACCACTGACCACCCCACCCCGACCCGCGTCGGCGTGTCGCCCTCCGGGAAAAGGAAGCACTTTCGAGCGGTATGCCTCTGAGTCATGATTATGACTCAGAGGCATACCCCTTTCTGGGGCACCTTCCGCGGTCGGCCGACTACAGGCCGAGCAGGCCGGGCAGCGCGTTGAGCGCACCGTGCACCACCAGCGGCGGCCACATCCGGCGGTACCGGGACCACAGATAGCCGAGGAAGAGCCCGATCACGCCCTGGTTGACGGCCAGCATGGCCAAATCGAGCCCGGGCCGGCCGGCTGTGAGCGCCCGCCCCCAGCCACTGCCCGGCACCGCCAGCGGGGTGGCGTAGCTGAGCACCAGCCACACCGCCACCGGCAGCGCCGGACCCAGCGGTGGGCGGCGCCCGTCGGGGCCGGCCCGGCACGGCACCGCGGCGGCCACCGGCGGGCGGCCAGGAACACCCCGGCCGATACGCCGAGCAGCAGCACCAGCTTGAGCGCGCTGTACGCCGGCTCGCCACCGAGCAGCGGCATGAGCGCGGCGAACGCGAGCCGGCGAGCAGCAGTGGCACCGCCTCCCGCCACGGCGCGACCGGGTCCGGCCACCGGGGGTCCGGCGCGGGGATGACGGCGGGCGGTGGATACGGCGGTCGTCATCGCCGGCACGGTACCAACGCGGCGCGACCGGGCCGTCTCCGGCGAGACTCAGCCCTTGAGCGGGTCGTGGCCCCAGTTCATCAGCGACCAGCGCCACTTCGTGTCCCGGACGTCGCCCGACGGGCGCTGGGCGAGGTGCCGGTGCACGTACCCGATCACCTTGCGCATGTGCTTGTAGTCGGCGGCGGTGAGCTGGTCGCGCTTGCGGCGGAGCAGGTCCACGATCTTCCGGCCGGAGTCGTGCCCGACCGACTCGCCGCCGGGGGTGCCCGGCTTGTGCCAGCCGACGTGCTTGGACTCGTCGGTCTCCAGCCAGCGGGTCAACTCGGCCGGCTTCATGTTCACCGCGTCGGTGAACTCGCGGTAGGTCTGCTGCGGGTCCTCACTGCGGTTCATCGCGCAGCACCTCCGGTCGGTGGGCGACGTCACGCCCGGAGTCGTCGTTGGTGATCCGGTACTGCGGCTGCTCGGGCGAGGCGTTCACCGGATGCCCGCGCACGTGGGTGCGCTCGGTCAGCTTCTCCTTGACCACGCCGTGCGCCCGGCCGCTGTGGCTGGCCCAGGAGACGTGGTCGCCGGCGCGGAACTCCTTCTCGGCCATGCCGCACGGTTACCCGGCGTCGCGGCCGAGTAACGGCGACCGGAGGTCAGGGTCGGATCTCGGCGATCGGCAGCTTGAGGGTGAACGGCTCGGTCAGCTCGACCACCTCGCTGCCGTCGGCCGCCAGTTCGTACTGGCGCTCGCCGCCGGGGCCGATCCGGTCACCGAGGCGGTAGGCGTAGAGGTGTACCGGGTCCTGCTCGATCCGCCAGTAGAACGGGATGCCGGCAGCGGCGTACTCACCCGGCTTGGCGAACCGGTCGACCCGTCGGGTGCCGGGGGAGACGATCTCGACGGCCAGCACCACGTCCGCCGGTCGCAGCCGGGACCGGTCGTTCGGCAGGCCGGCGTGGTGGAGCAGCACGTCCGGCTGCCGGCTGGTGTTCGGGCTGAGCCCAACGCCGACCGCCAGGGACGGCTGGAGATGCGTCGGTGCGTGGGATCGAAGCCAGAGCCACAGCAGACTGGCGATGGTCTGGTGGCCCAGGGTGGGGGAGGGTGTCACCTGGATGACTCCGTCGACGAGTTCGACGCGGGGGGCGTCGTCCGGCAGGGTGAGCAGGTCGTCCAGCGTGTAGTCCGCACGCTGCTGCCGCATCGGGTCCGGACACCAGGGGCCAGGTGATGTCGGGACGGGCTCGGCGCTCATGCGGCGAGCGTACCGCCGGCCGACGGCACGAAGGTCGCACCGGGCGTGCGACGCGCTCAGCCGGCCGGCTTCTCCGTCACGAAGATGGCGGTGCCGGGGAAGAGCCGGCCGCGCAGCGGGCTCCACTGGCCCCAGATCCCCTCGTGCCCGGCCGGCCACTCCGGCTCCACCAGGTCGAGCAGGCGGAAGCCGGCGCCGACCAGTTCCCGGATCCGGTCGCCGAGCGTGCGGTGCTGCTCCACGTAGGTGGCCACACCGTGGGTGTCCTGCTCGACGTAGGGGGAGCGGTCGAAGTACGAGTGCACGGCGGTCAGCCCGCCCTCCCCGGGGTCGTCGAGGAAGATCCAGCGCATCGGGTGGGTGACCGAGAAGACCCACCGGCCGCCGGGGCGTAGCACCCGGGCCACCTCGCGCATCGCCGCCGCCGAGTCGTCCACGAACGGGATCGCGCCGAACGCGGTGCAGACGGTGTCGAAGGCGGCGTCGGCGAACGGCAGCGCCAGCGCGTCGGCCTGGACCAGCGGCACGCGTACCCCGGTCCGGTCGGCGGCGTCGGCGGCGTGCCGCAACATGCCGGCGGACAGGTCCAGGGCGACCGGGTGGGCGCCCTCGGCGGCGAGCCAGCGGGCGGCGGCGGCCGCGCCGGCGCCGAGTTCGAGGATCCGCCGGCCGGTGACGTCGCCGAGCAGGCGGGCGTCGGCCTCGCGCAGACCCTCGGGGCACCAGACGAAGTCGACCTCGCCGAGGAACGTGCCGTGCTCGGCCTGGTAGGCGTCGGCGTCGGTGTCCCACCAGCCGCGGTTGGCGCGGCGGATCTCGGCGGCGCCGACCCGCCGGCGGGTCACCCTGTCGTCGTCCACCCGTTCACGCTATGGCCGGCACGTGCGGACGGTGCGATCGGGTCCGGCGTGTTGCCGGTGGGACGGATGTGACGGACGAGACAGCAGTGGCCCCTTACCGCGCGAAATCTCCGCTTTCGCAGCCGATGCGCTCGCACGGACCCGGGAGGGCTTGCACGCTGTGGTAATGCAGCGGGTAGGCTAGACGATGCGCTCGCGGATCGTGTGCCTCGGCAGGGAGCAGGTGCGCGGTCACCGGAGCCACTAATGATCTTCTCGCGTCGATCGTTCGGTGTGCCCGGCGGCGGATCCGTTGGCGCGGAAGAGTCACCGCGACACCCATGCCCGCTGTGACAACCCATCCGACCGGAGCAACCGCCCACATGACGAGCAGCATCGAGGCCACCTCGAGCGCCAACAAGGTCACGCACGACGATCTCGGCTCTGAGGAAGCTTTCCTCGCCGCTATCGACGAGACCATCAAGTACTTCAACGACGGCGACATTGTCGAAGGCACCGTCGTCAAGGTCGATCGGGACGAGGTCCTGCTCGACATCGGCTACAAGACCGAGGGCGTGATCCCCTCTCGGGAGCTGTCGATCAAGCACGACGTGGACCCGGCCGAGGTGGTTTCGGTCGGCGACCACATCGAGGCCCTCGTCCTCCAGAAGGAGGACAAGGAGGGTCGGCTGATCCTCTCCAAGAAGCGGGCGCAGTACGAGCGGGCCTGGGGCACGATCGAGAAGATCAAGGACGAGGACGGCGTCGTCCGCGGCTCGGTCATCGAGGTCGTCAAGGGTGGTCTCATCCTCGACATCGGCCTGCGCGGCTTCCTGCCCGCGTCGCTGGTCGAGATGCGACGGGTGCGTGACCTGCAGCCGTACGTCGGCCGCGAGCTCGAAGCCAAGATCATCGAGCTGGACAAGAACCGCAACAACGTGGTCCTGTCCCGCCGTGCCTGGCTGGAGCAGACGCAGTCCGAGGTGCGCACCGAGTTCCTCAACAAGCTGCAGAAGGGCCAGGTCCGCAAGGGCGTTGTCTCGTCGATCGTCAACTTCGGCGCGTTCGTCGACCTGGGCGGCGTGGACGGCCTGGTGCACGTCTCCGAGCTGTCCTGGAAGCACATCGACCACCCGTCCGAGGTCGTCGAGGTGGGCCAGGAGGTCGAGGTCGAGGTCCTGGACGTCGACCTGGACCGCGAGCGGGTCTCGCTGTCGCTGAAGGCGACCCAGGAGGACCCGTGGCGTCAGTTCGCCCGCACCCACGCGATCCAGCAGATCGTGCCGGGTAAGGTCACCAAGCTGGTGCCGTTCGGCGCGTTCGTCCGGGTGGACGACGGCATCGAGGGCCTGGTCCACATCTCCGAGCTGGCCGAGCGCCACGTGGAGATCCCGGAGCAGGTCGTGCAGGTCGGCTCCGAGGTCATGGTCAAGGTCATCGACATCGACCTGGAGCGTCGCCGGATCTCGCTGTCGCTCAAGCAGGCCAACGAGGGCTTCGTCGAGGGCGAGGAGCACTTCGACCCGACCCTCTACGGCATGGCTGCCACGTACGACAACGAGGGCAACTACATCTACCCGGAGGGCTTCGACCCGGAGACGGGCGAGTGGCTCGAGGGCTACGACAAGCAGCGGGAGACCTGGGAGAACCAGTACGCCGAGGCGCGTCAGCGGTGGGAGGCCCACACCAAGCAGGTGCAGACCTCCCGCGCCGCCGACGCCGAGGCCGCCGCCAACCCGGCCCCGGCCACCAGCGCGTCGACCTCCACCTCCTCCTCGACCTCGTCGGCCCCGAGCCGTCAGGCCGAGGAGCCGGCCGGCACGCTGGCCACCGACGAGGCGCTCGCCGCGCTGCGCGAGAAGCTCGCCGGCGGCAAGTGACCGGTCGCTGACGCCGGTCCGTCCGTAGCGACGAACCAGCTCTGACGACGGGCCCCGTCCCCGCGTTCCGCACCAGCGGAGCGTCGGGGGCGGGGCCCGCGGTCGTTCCCGGGCCGGCGAGCCCGGTTTGGCGCCGGCACGGTGATCGGGTTGACTGTCCGGATGCTGAAGGTGGGGCTGACGGGTGGGATCGGGTCCGGCAAGAGCGCGGTCGCGAGCCGCCTCGCGACGCTCGGCGCGGTGGTCGTCGACTCCGACCGGATCGCCCGCGAGGTCGTCGCCCCGGGCACCGAGGGGCTGGCCGAGGTGGTCGCCGCGTTCCCCGACCGGGTCCTCGGCGCCGACGGCACGCTGGACCGGGCCGCGCTGGGCGCCCTGGTCTTCGGAGACGAGGCGGCGCGTCGCCGGCTGGAGGCGATCACCCACCCCCGGGTACGCGCGCGGGCGGCTGAGCTGGTCGCCGCCGCGCCCGCCGACGCGGTGGTGGTCAACGACGTGCCGCTGCTGGTCGAGGTGGGGCTCGCGCCGACGTACCACCTGGTGCTCGTGGTGCAGACGGCGGTGCCCACCCGGCTGGCGCGGTTGACGCGCGACCGGGGCATGGACCCGGCCGAGGCCGAACGGCGGATCGCCGCGCAGGCCGACGACGCCCGCCGCGCGGCGGTTGCGGACGTGCTGCTCAGCAACGACGGCACGCGGCCCGACCTGCACCGGGCGGTCGACGACCTCTGGCGGGATCGGCTGCTGCCCTACGAGCGCAACGTCCGGGGGCGGCACGCGGTCCGGCCCGACCGGACGACGCTCGCCGAGCCCGACCCGACCTGGCCGGCGCAGTTCGCCCGACTGGCCGCCCGGATCCGCCACGCGGTCGGCGGCGACCCCCGGGTCGACCACGTCGGCTCCACCGCCGTGCCCGGCCTGACCGCGCCGGACGTCATCGACGTCCAGCTCAGCGTGCCGTCGCTGGCGGAGGCGGACGGCCCGCTCGTCGATCGGTTGGCCGAGGCCGGCTTCCCCCGGCTGCCCGGCGAGTGGTGGGACGCGCCGCCCGGCCCGGACCGGGTGCACTGGGTGAAGCGGGTGCACGCCGGCGCCGACCCGGGGCGGCCGGTGCTCCTGCACCTGCGGGTGGCCGGCTCGGCCGGCTGGCGCCACGCGCTGCTGATGCGCGACCACCTCCGCGCCGACCCGGCCCGGCGGGCCGCCTACCTCCAGGTCAAGCGCGACCTGGTGGCCACCGCCCCGGCGAGCGCCGAGCAGGGCACGCTCACCGACCCCTGGTTCGACGAGGAGCAGTTGCGGGCCGAGGAGTGGGCCGCGCAGACCGGCTGGCGGCCCTGACCGGCAGGTCAGCGGTCCGGGCCGGCGAAGAGGTCGAGTCGGATCCACACCCCCGGCCCGGTGTGCAGCTCCAGCCGGCGCGGCAGCCCGCCCCGGTCGAGCCACCAGCGCAGGCCGCCCGGCACCTCGACGACGTCGACCGTGCGGCCGGCCGTCCGGTCCTCGCGAACCCGGACCGCCGGTTCCCCCGGCGGGTGGGCGCCGGCCCGCAGCGCCGTGGCGAGCAGGCGGTCCAACCCGTCGGCGCGCGTCGCGGGTGACGCCGCCCCGGGGTCGTCGGGGGAGGCCTGCGGGTGGGCCACCGGGCCGGTCCGGACCTCTCGCCGGGTGCGCCGGCCGGTGTCCTGGTCGGTCAGCGCGAGCGAGGCCGAGTCCGTCGCCCAGTTCAGGGTGCCGGCGCCGGCCAGGTTGGCCGAGGGGCCGAGCGGGGCGGCCACGGACACCGTCGCGGCACCCGCGGCCCGCAGCCGGGCGGGCAGCCGGGACAGCCGGTCGGCCTCGTCGTCCGTCGGTGCCCGGGGCTGGCCGGAACGGCCCCCGAGCACGTCCACCGGGTGTGGCGTGGGTCGGTCCGCGCGGATCAGATCGACAGTGGTCGCCGTGCCGTCGGGCAGCCGGCCGGCCAGCCGGTGCAGCCGGGCGTCGCGGTCCAGCCAGAGCCTCGGCAGCGGGTCTCCCGACGCGGCGGCCAGTGGGGCCCGGAGCACGTCCACCTCGACGCCCGCCAGGCTCTCCCGGCGCAGCCAGCGGCCGTCCGGAGCGGTCGGATCGACCCGATCCGCGCCGAGGCTCAGCAGCAGGTCGCGGACGGCGGTGAGGCCGCGACCGGCGGTGGGCTCGCGGAGCCGCCACCCGTCGTCCGGCGGCACCAGCGGCGGCCGCGCCGGCGTGGGCAGTGCGGTCGCGTCGGGGCGGACCAGCAGCGCCGACGCGGTGGCCTGGACGAGCCCGCGGTCGGCGCCCGCGCCCGGACCGCCGACGTCCAGGTAGACCAGCGGCCGGGCCCAGTCGACCCAGCCGAGCAGGTCGGTGCGGCTCGGGCCGGCGCCGACGGTGATCCGGACGCCGGCCCGTACGTCACGCAGGTTGGTGACCCTCAGCGCGGCCATCCGGTCCGCCTCGGCCGCGCTCAGCGGACGCGGCGCGTCGGTCGGGGCGGACGGTCGGGGCGAGCCGCCCAGCAGGCCGGTGACCAGGACGGTGGCCGAGGCGGCGGCGGCCACCACGAGCGCGGCGAGAGTGGCCCGCCGCCGGGTCGGGCGCTCCGGCGGGTCGTCCCCGTCGTCCAGCGCGGGGTCGTCGGCCGGCGGCGCGGTGGCGGCGGGCGGGCGGGCGGCGACATCGGTGCGCCGGCGGCGGCCGGTTGCGGGACGTGCCGGTGCGTTGGTGCGGCTGCGCCGATGACCCCGGCCCGGCTCGCGTGGCACCGGCTGGTCGCCGCCGCCGCGCGCGGTGAGCCGGTGCGGGCGGTCCGCGGCGCGCTGCCGACCCGGCTCCGGCGCCGGGTCGGGTGCGCCGGCGCCCGGCGCGCGATCGCGTCGCGGCCGGCGATCGGGAGAGGTCTCCACGAGTGGAGAACGCCACGGTGGGGTCGCGGGTGACGTAGGGGGCGCTCGCGGCGGCCGGTGAGCGCGTCAGCGCGACCACCGTGGGCGCGCACGCCGGTCGTCCCGGGTGCTGCGGCCCCTGGCGCCGGGGGCGGCCGGGCCCCCACGAGGGGGCGGCCACCTGCCCGGTCGGCCGCCGCGAGCGGCCTACGGTACGAGGGTAGTCCGGTGAGATGAGCCACACAATGGGAATATCGAAGCCGGTCAGGGACGGTCCGTGGTCACCGGGGAAGTGTCGGACCGCGGGCGTACCGTTGACGTCATGGCGCTCGACATTCCCCGGCTCGACGGCCGCTTCCAGGTGGTCAGTGAGTTCCAGCCGGCCGGCGACCAGCCGGCAGCCATCGACGACCTTGAGCGTCGCGTGCGGCGTGGCGACCGCAACACGGTGCTGCTCGGCGCGACCGGCACCGGCAAGAGCGCCACCACGGCGTGGCTGGTCGAGCGGTTGCAGCGACCCACCCTGGTGCTCGCGCCCAACAAGACCCTCGCCGCCCAGCTGGCCAAGGAGTTCAGCGAGCTGCTGCCGCACAACGCGGTCGAATACTTCGTCTCCTACTACGACTACTACCAGCCCGAGGCCTACATCCCGCAGACCGACACCTACATCGAGAAGGACTCCTCGATCAACGAGGAGGTCGAGCGGCTCCGGCACTCGGCGACGATGTCGCTGCTCACCCGGCGCGACGTGATCGTGGTGGCCACCGTGTCCGCGATCTACGGCCTGGGCACGCCGGAGGAATACCTCGACCGCGCGGTGCGGGCCCAGGTGGGGCAGGAGCTCGACCGCGACCAGTTGCTGCGCCGCCTGGTCGACATCCAGTACACCCGCAACGACATGGCCTTCCAGCGCGGCACCTTCCGGGTCCGCGGCGACACGCTGGAGATCATCCCGGCCTACGAGGAACTCGCGGTCCGGATCGAGCTGTTCGGCGACGAGATCGAGAAGCTCTACTACCTCAACCCGTTGACCGGTGACGTGGTCCGCGAGGTGGACAGCCTGGTGATCTTCCCGGCCACGCACTACGCGGCCGGCCCCGAACGCATGGAGCGGGCCATCCGCGACATCGAGGCCGAGCTGGCCGAGCGGCTGGCCGAGTTGGAGCGGCAGGGCAAGCTGCTGGAGGCGCAGCGGCTGCGCATGCGCACCACCTACGACATCGAGATGATGCGCCAGGTCGGTTTCTGCTCCGGCATCGAGAACTACTCGATGCACATGGACGGCCGGCTGCCCGGCAGCCCGCCGCACTGCCTGCTCGACTACTTCCCCGACGACTTCCTCACCGTGGTCGACGAGTCGCACGTGACCATCCCGCAGATCGGCGGCATGTACG is part of the Micromonospora sp. WMMD980 genome and encodes:
- a CDS encoding methyltransferase domain-containing protein, which translates into the protein MDDDRVTRRRVGAAEIRRANRGWWDTDADAYQAEHGTFLGEVDFVWCPEGLREADARLLGDVTGRRILELGAGAAAAARWLAAEGAHPVALDLSAGMLRHAADAADRTGVRVPLVQADALALPFADAAFDTVCTAFGAIPFVDDSAAAMREVARVLRPGGRWVFSVTHPMRWIFLDDPGEGGLTAVHSYFDRSPYVEQDTHGVATYVEQHRTLGDRIRELVGAGFRLLDLVEPEWPAGHEGIWGQWSPLRGRLFPGTAIFVTEKPAG
- the rpsA gene encoding 30S ribosomal protein S1 encodes the protein MPAVTTHPTGATAHMTSSIEATSSANKVTHDDLGSEEAFLAAIDETIKYFNDGDIVEGTVVKVDRDEVLLDIGYKTEGVIPSRELSIKHDVDPAEVVSVGDHIEALVLQKEDKEGRLILSKKRAQYERAWGTIEKIKDEDGVVRGSVIEVVKGGLILDIGLRGFLPASLVEMRRVRDLQPYVGRELEAKIIELDKNRNNVVLSRRAWLEQTQSEVRTEFLNKLQKGQVRKGVVSSIVNFGAFVDLGGVDGLVHVSELSWKHIDHPSEVVEVGQEVEVEVLDVDLDRERVSLSLKATQEDPWRQFARTHAIQQIVPGKVTKLVPFGAFVRVDDGIEGLVHISELAERHVEIPEQVVQVGSEVMVKVIDIDLERRRISLSLKQANEGFVEGEEHFDPTLYGMAATYDNEGNYIYPEGFDPETGEWLEGYDKQRETWENQYAEARQRWEAHTKQVQTSRAADAEAAANPAPATSASTSTSSSTSSAPSRQAEEPAGTLATDEALAALREKLAGGK
- the coaE gene encoding dephospho-CoA kinase → MLKVGLTGGIGSGKSAVASRLATLGAVVVDSDRIAREVVAPGTEGLAEVVAAFPDRVLGADGTLDRAALGALVFGDEAARRRLEAITHPRVRARAAELVAAAPADAVVVNDVPLLVEVGLAPTYHLVLVVQTAVPTRLARLTRDRGMDPAEAERRIAAQADDARRAAVADVLLSNDGTRPDLHRAVDDLWRDRLLPYERNVRGRHAVRPDRTTLAEPDPTWPAQFARLAARIRHAVGGDPRVDHVGSTAVPGLTAPDVIDVQLSVPSLAEADGPLVDRLAEAGFPRLPGEWWDAPPGPDRVHWVKRVHAGADPGRPVLLHLRVAGSAGWRHALLMRDHLRADPARRAAYLQVKRDLVATAPASAEQGTLTDPWFDEEQLRAEEWAAQTGWRP
- the uvrB gene encoding excinuclease ABC subunit UvrB; this encodes MALDIPRLDGRFQVVSEFQPAGDQPAAIDDLERRVRRGDRNTVLLGATGTGKSATTAWLVERLQRPTLVLAPNKTLAAQLAKEFSELLPHNAVEYFVSYYDYYQPEAYIPQTDTYIEKDSSINEEVERLRHSATMSLLTRRDVIVVATVSAIYGLGTPEEYLDRAVRAQVGQELDRDQLLRRLVDIQYTRNDMAFQRGTFRVRGDTLEIIPAYEELAVRIELFGDEIEKLYYLNPLTGDVVREVDSLVIFPATHYAAGPERMERAIRDIEAELAERLAELERQGKLLEAQRLRMRTTYDIEMMRQVGFCSGIENYSMHMDGRLPGSPPHCLLDYFPDDFLTVVDESHVTIPQIGGMYEGDASRKRMLIDHGFRLPSAADNRPLRFDEYLERVGQSVFLSATPGPWELEQAQGEFVEQVIRPTGLIDPEVVVKPTKGQIDDLMHEIKLRTERDERVLVTTLTKKMAEDLSDYLLENGIRVRYLHSEVDTLRRVELLSELRKGDYDVLVGINLLREGLDLPEVSLVAILDADKEGFLRSGRSLIQTIGRAARNVSGQVHMYADKITPSMASAIDETNRRRAKQIAHNEAHGISPEPLRKKIHDILDDIYREAEDTENTTVGGAARQLSRGKAPVKETRSRGGRGGAATPSREGMARADLANLIQELNDQMLAAARELQFELAARIRDEVADLKKELRGMDAAGVR